gccatctgatcgagaatcaaattttcgtgattttcggggcacgttttttccttagactgtatccatctattacggagttatatctatctttgccgtcgacgcaagctcctgatgatcctcggtacggagtgaaacatgtcgagcgttttcgacttaaaacacgtgagtgaccctttattaatatatttaatataattataatatacataatgtCAGGTACCTACAAGACTAGACtagatattaaattaatacaaataagtaTTGCACAGTAACCTACAAACTGAAATTACTCTATTTTAGGTAAAAACAAATACGTTATTACATAACTATAACAAAAGTGATtgcaatattgtattgtatgtggACAACTTCGTAAGCGCAATAATTTTAACAGAaacttgttaattttttttaataaccccGACGTCATAGCTACCCCAATGAATGTTTTTCTGACGGTGAATTTTATGTTACAAATATTGTGGTTAAAATGTACAATAGTATCAACAATTTTCTTAATAACTATGAAACATAAATTCTTAATTATtgtaaacactttttttttaaatcatgatGCCTGAAATCTgaatcttagaggatataaccaaacggtaGTAGTAGCCTAAACAGGCgttcctctgtcgaaaatagtcgaccaatctcttcttcttcttcttttaaaattatggcttctgtccagtgggactattttgccagtatcaaggtattaagaggtttaaatacgacaaaaattgtacggttgtacaagacagtgtacggtgatttgttagcgcttgtaaatcgatagctagactttacaagaagcacgtggactaccgaccgttgactccaaaatggtggttaaacgcgcttcaagattaattctccattcactgcacactaccacattaggttactgtataataagctatcgatattattacactttaaacaatattaatgagcaaaaaacaaagtaattaatcacgagactatcaagatggcgctcgaaccggaagtctcagtcggccaatggtcatacacaatgtatggactgacgtttatctgacatggctatttttacgttacgtaatacatttgacgttcccctccacCAAAAATctagacttttttgtacagaaaattacagacatggcgtctccgtttggttatatccttaaGCTCTGAATAGATAAATCAGATTTAGTGTGTATATGGTTTATGGTGTAATATGGACCAtgctaataatatttcatagcaGGTAGCATCGAAATTACTTAGACACACATATCAGCAGTATTTTCACCAGATATTTGATgagttttgaaaaaatattaatacctattttaataaccattttgaataaaaaacatGCGTCGGTTGGTAAACTTTCTTTATGTAGTTGTTAAAATTTCACGGACCCATATTGCTATGGTACCAGGCTAACAGAAGTCCACAGCTCACATATGGCAGTGCATGTAGGCGGGGTAGGACGGGAGCAGCGCGCAAGAGAGAGGCAACGAGCGGACGTCTCGCTCGCCCCCGCCGGCCGCCTGCGCACGCAGTTGCTCTAATCGGAGCTGGTTCTGGCGCTTCCATTTTGTTCTAAAAGAGAAATACTGATTTTGGTCGATTGTagcattttgtatggaaaatcagTGAATTATAgcaatttttctactcgtcgagtataatctgtgtattacaacttcacatgcaacactacaaccttactcttttcaacgttggatagtctatggcacttccgagcgtaagcataaattttaggtctgtggtttagtcataaaaaatttgaaaatagaacttcatacatttcgataaaatatttcttagtaTACAATactaatcaagcttttcaatctcgtaccttacttaagcaactcagcaagcttcgttgcttaaacacggtactcaactgaaaagctctctattatatcacgattgtataaaatactattttatggcgcctatggacgcctgcaactgtCCAGTTTTATTCATAAAGGGACTGGTTCTGACGCTTATATTTGGTTCTAAAATGTGAAAATACTTGTTTTATATAAACTATGCCCGGCAGACAAGGACAGGCTCACCACTTTGGTGCCACGTTTTGACCTGCATTGCGTCTCGCTCATACTGACCGTAGCCGAGAAAAGAGAATAGACAACAGATAATAAAGAATTTATcagtcaagccatttccgtcagtaaaaaaatggcggcaaatatAAAAGAAAGTAGACGCGAAGGGTAATcggcccatagaaaatttgaacttCGGGAGTtgtctactgacaaagttgatTGACCGGCTATATATACTTACCGTCTGTTCTGGTACCAGATTTTGACCCGCGATCGCGATCGCTCAGGTACTTTTGGCAACAGAATTTACGCTGGAGGTAAGCGAGCTGGGCGCCATAGAGAGGACCGATAAAGATATGTACCAGGCAGAGAAGGCCACTCACCGCCGGTTCTGGTACCAGGTTTTGACCTGCGTCTCGCTCAAGCTCAGGGCGTCAGCAACGTCCCCGCGGTCAGCGACGCTCAGGTACTTTTGACAGCGGAATTTACGCTCGAGGTAAGCGAGCTGGGCGCCAAAGAGAGGACCGATAAAGATATGTACCAGGCAGAGAAGACCACTCACCGCCGGTTCTGGTACCAGGATTTGACCTGCGTCTTGCTCAAGCTGAGAGCTTTAGCAAAGTACCCGCGGTCGGCGACGCTCAGGTACTTTTGGCAGCATAATTTACGCTCGAGGTAAGCGAGCTGGGCGCCATAGAGAGGATCGATAAAGATATATACCAGGCAGAGAAGGCCACTCACCGCCAGTTCTGGTACCAGGTTTTGACCTGCATCTCGCTCAAGCTCAGGGCGTCAGCAACGTCCCCGAAGTCGGTGACGCTCAGGTACTTTTGGCAGCATAATTTACGCTCGAGGTAAGCGAGCTGGGCGCCAAAGAGAGGACTGATAAAGATATGTACCAGGCAGAGAAGGCCACTTACCGCCGGTTCTGGTACCAGGTTTTGACCTGCGTCTCGCTCAAGCTCAGGGCGTCAGCAACGTCCCCGCGGTCGGCGACGCTCAGGTACTTTTGACAGCGGAACTTGCGCTCAAGGTAAGCGAGCTGGGCGTGGGTGAAGGctgtgcggcggcggcggggctTGCGGGACGAGCTGGCTCGGGGTTGACGATCTAGGGAATAAGAGgaattttagtattttcgtgGGTCGATTTCAAACCAATAAGCAATATCAAGAAACTACAGTTAAACCGATCTTTGAGGAAGCTTCTTGAAGAATCTGTCATAGAGGAAATGCGAGagctcttcttcttcttcgtcaggccttatcccatttttatttggggtcggctttcctaatcaattttctccagatcCATGTAAGTCGGGGTCGTCCACTCTTTTTCGGCTTTTTACATACTCTAGCACCTTCCTAGTCATGTGGTCCTCCGACCTTCTCATGACATGACCATACCATCGGAGTCGTGTTTCCGTTAGCTTGTCCTGTATTTGTCTTATTTTGAACGAGCCTCTTGAATGCGAGAGCTCATTCCACATAATGTTATTATAGGGAAAGACGCCCCAAATTGCGTGTATGTGGCAACGAGCAGGCAAGGAGATTTCTTCATCCTCGCTTACTAAGTACTAACTCATGGGTTTTTTCTTTCGAAATGGCAAATGAAAAGTAGGAAATGGAACCCTGTAAAGCTTAAGAGGAAAATTAGCGTTGTATTGTGAGTATTATGATACTCACCTGCTGACTCCTGAGTTTCCCTCTGAGAGCCGCCAGCCATGACGGACGCAAATCCAGCCAAGAGTTGACTTTGGAAGGAGCTCTTCGTCAAGTCCATGGACCTGCCGTAGATGCTGTCGGAGATCACGAAGTTTTCGTCCTCCTTGCCTGGCTCGGGCCTGCCGAAAACAATTTGTTTCGTGTCTTGCAGGTAACCACGTAGGTTTTAGGTGACTTTCAATACCTAAAATTTTGATAGCGTTTCgtgcaaaaatttaaatatttaaaatgttgaaattttttttgcggttgagacgctcataatttttggtgcgaattcgacagagcgtgatgacgtcacacgttggacggtccaactgacgtttgctactaatgacacttatgtgaactaaacTGACATCACGTGACGCTTCGCGCGTTtcgcttttcgcgggcaaatttttgtaatttttagggttccgtacccaaacgggaccctattactaagactccgctgtccgtctgtcaccaggctgtatctcatgaactgtgattgacagttgaaattttcacagatggtgtatttctgttgccgctataacaacaaatactaaaaacagaataaaataaatatgtaaggggggctcccatacaacaaacgtgatttttttgccgttttttgcgtaatggtacggaacccttcgtgcgcgagtccgactcgcacttggccggtttttatttattattttaagcaattaaatgataatttaataacggaaatgcatttgtaacatgatataacggtgacagacatccgaataaaatatatttcgttcaaatataaacttcatgcaatGAGGCTAATTGTGTTGCCCATAACATGTACAAACAGGACAGTTAACAGTATGAGCGATGGTACTGAGTGACTTCTTTCAactttaaaattacattttcagtcaaaaaatacctatatgaaGGCCACCTAAATTTttcctagtttttagggttccgtacctcaaaaggaaaaaacgaaactcttataggatcactcgtgcgtctgtctgtctgttcgtctgtcacagcctattttctccgaaactaatgggccaatttagttgaaattaagTTTGTGAACTTTGTGACCCAAAcacagacatgtaacgtaaacaaattaattttaaacatgggggccacttttggggggtaaatgagaaatttaaaaaataaagtttttcaaactacttatatcgtgttacatatcaaatgaaagagctcattgtgagaatctcaaataatttttttttataatttcaggataaacaatttagaagttatttaagaaaataggcaaaaatgaccattccccccctttatctccgaaactactgtgtctaaaattttgaaaaaaatactcaaaatagatctttacctatagattacaagaagagctattagaaattgcagtcaagcgtgagtcggacttaattacttagtttttgatccgacccctacgggttttttaaacacatttttagattagattagattagatgatttatttcatgaaagacaatttacataataagtttgcattaatgtcaaaaatataagaatttctatcatgatcgtcaaaataaaaataaaaatgaaaataataacaatactaatgaaaataaaattatagctccaataaggattgtcaacacaattacaataagagtaagtagataaatacttacaaatccaaaatataagtaaatttacaatgtcaaaacttacactaaaacttttactcacgtttcacataaaaaatacattgtataaattgtgtaatgtacggaacccttggaacgcgagtccgactcgcgcttgtgttttttttaccaTTCTTACCTGTACATATGAAACAGGTCACCATTATACAACTTCAAACTCTCGTTCCTCTCAAACTCATTTTTGAAATACTCGGGCCGATTAAAGTCGTCGGGCGTGGACCTCGCCGTTTCGGCCTTGTCCTTGTCGTATTTAGACGACGCGTCGCTGCGGTTGTCGCCAACGGAGATGTCATCGTCGTTGTCGGAAGCTTGGCTGGTGTCCTGGTCTTCTGTGACGCCATCTAGGGGAGATATATTGAGTGAAATGACAAATAAATATTcggggacaatcttacatagATTCACCTAGCTCCAAACTACTGcccgcgcgaattccgtgcacggccagaacggccacgcaccgccccgccccgactcgagttacctcgccccgtgacacaaatctggcggacttctggcgtactctcagtactatttttaagcaacttacactatgaccatagagtaacttataatagagcggtactgtcatagtaaattttgtaaccccagtaaattcactgctatctgtcgacacactttaaaactaaaaatgaagatttataaaaatacgatagaatgtatttaaatatagataaatgattatttttatttgcattaattatttttatgattatgacccatgttctttcactgatatgcgttaaaattgttaaataacaaacgaaaccgtcaacgccatctatacgactgtaggccaaaactagtagcgccctctgaacgagaataaaattttcttgattttcgaggcacgttttttccttagactgtatctatctattacggagttatatctatctttgcctagcTCCAAACTACTgcccgcgcgcgaattccgtgcacggccagaacggccacgcaccgccccgccccgactcgaattacctcgccccgtgacacaaatctggcggacttctggcgtactctcagtactatttttaagcaacttacactatgacgcatgacgcgtgcacagacgtgccgttcacacatagaaacgcaagtgatttttgatgtatagcgtgtccgccctgtgactatGGTACTGATAGGTACTAAAGCGACGATATACgtacataattacatttacGATGGTCCGTGGGGCCCTGGCGCTCTGAATCCCTTTAAAGACCCGTTGAAGAGACTTAGAGACGCCGcagaccgaagagctggcagcttcctcgctcagCGTATTAGTTTAACaatccagcgaggaaatgctgccagcgttTACGGTACTATGCTGCAGGGGCcctttttagatttaatatagttttatttagtcttattttaattttagtttagtttttaataaatatataaatacatatttaaatagataaCATTCATAACTGAGGAACAAATATTCATGATAAACTGGGACCTCCTGCTTTAGAGGGTAGGGTCCCTTCCGACTATTCTAGGCGGCCCTTATCAATTTATCATTATCGTATTACCTCAAAGACCACTTTTGGACACAT
The Cydia strobilella chromosome Z, ilCydStro3.1, whole genome shotgun sequence genome window above contains:
- the LOC134754741 gene encoding homeobox protein MSH-A, which translates into the protein MQDSHKSFLIKDLLGDVLRPVPDGVTEDQDTSQASDNDDDISVGDNRSDASSKYDKDKAETARSTPDDFNRPEYFKNEFERNESLKLYNGDLFHMYRPEPGKEDENFVISDSIYGRSMDLTKSSFQSQLLAGFASVMAGGSQRETQESADRQPRASSSRKPRRRRTAFTHAQLAYLERKFRCQKYLSVADRGDVADALSLSETQVKTWYQNRRTKWKRQNQLRLEQLRAQAAGGGERDVRSLPLSCALLPSYPAYMHCHM